In Leptodactylus fuscus isolate aLepFus1 chromosome 2, aLepFus1.hap2, whole genome shotgun sequence, one genomic interval encodes:
- the COL8A2 gene encoding collagen alpha-2(VIII) chain, whose amino-acid sequence MSLGRSTLFLLVAAVGSVSGGGPAGGGYPQMKYVNPMIKGPLGPPFREGKGQYLDMPPVLPMDLKGEPGPPGQPGPRGPPGPPGSPGKPGIGKPGLQGMPGPTGPPGFSSIGKPGLPGMPGKLGPKGLPGAKGEPGMRGEQGPRGMNGPPGIPGPSGISSNGKPGVQGAPGQPGVRGEPGPKGEPGLRGEKGIKGEAGLGKPGLPGTRGPAGPPGTMGPPGLTGNGKPGLDGLPGAIGDKGDLGPPGPPGVVGPPGPQGPQGKPGIDGIGRPGLDGLPGLQGPLGPKGEPGIRGLPGLPGPPGYGKPGLPGLKGDRGLAGIPGGVGDKGEPGLDGEPGEMGPQGIIGPPGLPGSMGLPGKNGLPGLKGDIGPTGQPGAPGIPGSQGPNGFVGKPGIPGERGLPGLKGLPGPIGPKGEAGQMGLPGLPGQIGVPGTKGEGGIPGQPGPRGPAGIPGLQGSSGPIGPQGIPGIKGEPGVPGLPGNGITGQPGPVGPLGPPGVPGPPGLNGQPGLPGPPGPPGPPGIYSEGSIAGLHLPEGGVEGGTVGNDKPGKPQYGTGELSAKVAPAFTAILTTPFPPSGMPIKFDRTLYNGHNGYNPLTGIFTCSLPGIYYFAYHVHVKGTNIWVALYKNNVPATYTYDEYKKGYMDQASGSAVLELKENDQVWVQMPSDQANGLYSTEYIHSSFSGFLLCPT is encoded by the exons ATGTCCCTGGGACGTAGCACTTTATTCCTTTTGGTGGCTGCAGTGGGATCTGTATCTGGCGGTGGACCGGCAGGAGGAGGATATCCTCAAATGAAATATGTAAATCCAATGATAAAAGGACCTTTAGGGCCACCATTTAGAGAAGGAAAAGGACAATATTTAG ATATGCCCCCAGTACTTCCAATGGACCTTAAAGGAGAACCTGGACCACCTGGACAACCTGGTCCACGAGGACCACCTGGGCCTCCTGGATCACCTGGAAAACCAGGAATAGGAAAACCTGGACTACAAGGAATGCCAGGGCCAACTGGTCCTCCAGGATTTTCTAGCATTGGAAAACCAGGTTTACCAGGTATGCCTGGCAAACTTGGACCTAAAGGTCTACCTGGTGCAAAAGGAGAGCCTGGAATGAGGGGGGAGCAAGGACCTAGAGGGATGAATGGACCTCCAGGAATTCCAGGCCCTTCAGGAATTTCATCAAATGGAAAACCTGGTGTTCAAGGCGCTCCAGGGCAACCAggtgtcaggggtgaacctggtcCAAAAGGTGAGCCTGGACTTCGCGGAGAGAAAGGAATAAAAGGAGAAGCAGGACTTGGCAAACCAGGACTTCCTGGTACTCGTGGCCCTGCAGGCCCACCTGGGACAATGGGTCCACCTGGTCTAACAGGTAATGGAAAACCAGGACTTGATGGATTACCAGGGGCCATAGGGGATAAAGGTGACCTAGGTCCACCTGGGCCACCAGGAGTTGTTGGCCCACCAGGACCACAGGGCCCACAAGGTAAACCTGGCATTGATGGAATTGGTAGACCAGGTTTAGATGGATTACCAGGACTACAAGGGCCATTAGGTCCTAAAGGGGAACCAGGTATACGAGGCTTACCAGGGTTGCCAGGGCCACCAGGCTATGGAAAACCTGGTCTTCCCGGATTGAAAGGGGATAGAGGACTTGCTGGAATACCTGGGGGAGTAGGAGATAAAGGAGAGCCAGGGTTAGATGGTGAACCAGGTGAAATGGGGCCACAAGGTATTATAGGACCTCCAGGGCTTCCAGGTTCCATGGGATTGCCAGGAAAAAATGGGTTACCTGGTTTGAAAGGTGACATTGGACCTACTGGGCAACCAGGTGCACCTGGAATTCCAGGGAGTCAGGGCCCCAATGGATTTGTAGGTAAACCTGGTATTCCAGGTGAAAGGGGACTTCCAGGCCTGAAAGGACTTCCAGGGCCAATTGGACCAAAAGGAGAGGCAGGGCAAATGGGACTTCCAGGATTGCCAGGTCAAATAGGTGTCCCAGGGACAAAAGGAGAAGGGGGGATTCCAGGGCAACCAGGTCCAAGAGGTCCAGCTGGTATTCCTGGTCTGCAAGGGTCTTCTGGTCCCATTGGCCCACAAGGAATACCAGGAATAAAAGGGGAACCTGGTGTCCCTGGGCTACCTGGAAATGGCATCACTGGTCAGCCAGGTCCAGTTGGCCCTCTAGGACCACCAGGAGTTCCAGGGCCACCTGGTTTAAATGGCCAACCTGGGCTACctggtccacctggaccaccagGTCCACCAGGAATCTATAGTGAAGGCTCCATTGCTGGCTTGCACTTGCCAGAAGGAGGCGTGGAAGGAGGTACAGTAGGCAATGACAAACCTGGAAAGCCTCAGTATGGTACTGGAGAACTATCTGCCAAAGTTGCCCCAGCATTCACTGCCATTTTAACTACACCATTCCCTCCTTCTGGCATGCCAATCAAATTTGATCGGACTTTGTACAATGGTCACAATGGTTATAATCCTCTTACTGGGATATTTACTTGTTCTCTTCCTGGAATTTATTACTTTGCTTACCATGTACATGTCAAAGGAACCAACATCTGGGTTGCTCTTTACAAGAACAATGTACCTGCTACTTACACATATGATGAATACAAGAAAGGATACATGGACCAAGCCTCTGGGAGTGCAGTGTTAGAACTCAAGGAAAATGACCAAGTTTGGGTCCAGATGCCTTCAGACCAAGCAAATGGGTTATATTCAACAGAGTACATTCATTCTTCATTTTCTGGCTTCCTCCTTTGCCCCACATAA